ctttcaatGGTGCCAAACCCATGCATTCAGCCATGTCAAATACTTTTCTTGCGTCACGAACAGCCTGAGTGATAGTACTGAAATCGGATGCACCAGAACCCACATGGAATGACACACCAACCAAATTCAAGTTGAGTTCTTTCACTGTATCCAATAGAGCAGGAACGTCATCTAACTCACAACCATATTTGGTAGATAGTCTACACTGAGCTGTAGAATCGTCGGTAACTATCCTCAATAATAATTCAGAGTCCGGATGGTACTTTTTAATTTTGTACAGTTCGTCAATGTTGTCGAATGTAGACTTTTTGACTCCATTTTTAGCCGCAAATCTAATGAAAGAGGAAGCCTTACATGGATTAGCATATATAATTCTTTCTGGAGAAACGCCCAGAGATAAAACCTTCTCAATCTCGCATTTAGAAGCACAGTCGAAGTTTGTGTCCATCGAGGCAAGCCTCCGAAGGACTTCAGTGTTTGGGTTACATTTTACAGCATAAAACGGAGTTACTCTTGGGAGGAGTTCAGACCATAGTTTCCTCAATCTTGTAATTTCTCCCAAATCACACacaaaaaatgaatttTCATCACCTGGCTCACATGTTTCATGGTTGATAGCTTCaatcttctctttcaaagtATCAAAGATCATATTGTGTTTTTGCTCATGGAGCAACTTAACATTTTTTCCATTATCCCTTGGCAAACCAACAACTGGACGGTAGGATACGCCATGAGAAATATCAGTAGGCACGCAGTGTTCAGCGTGCTCAACGGATTGCAAAGTCATGGTTTCGTACGGTTTTAGGAACATCTtcacaaaaaataaagaagagtAGCATATGCTCATCTCAAATAGTGTTTTGTTAATAGCATGTAGCATATTGcacattttcattttcatgTACGTCAGAAAGTCatggaaggaaaaaaaaatggaaaatagaaaaatgaCTGAATAGGCgaaaaaaggtaaattTGACATTCTAGTGTCAGTGCGAGAAAGGATTAAAGAGATTGTAGTGTGTTAAAGAGATGTGATATCAAGTTGACAAATAAATAAGTACTAGAGAATTTATTGATGTTAATTATGACAAAATGATAgagaaatgaaaatagaGTAAATAAAAATTATTAAGTGAGAAATGAATAGAATTTGGGCATTAAAATAATTGGCTGTGGAATTATAGCCATTGATAACTTgtgttctttgtttctgtaATGCCAGTGCAATGTAATAATTCCAGATTAATGAGTTTTAGCACGGAAAGATATAATAAAGGGCAAAGGGAAGAAGACAATGTCAGGTCAAGAATACTgcatgaaaaaaaataacatGGTGATAACTATTCGTCTGTTGCTACCGTGTGTCCGCAGAATAAACAAGCCATACCGTATGTGTGTGTTCCATCAGGCTTGGTGAAAGTAATAGGTTTGTTGGATTTCATGAGGGTTAGTTCACCTTTAGAAGGAATCTTGCGACAATTTTGGTTGGTGCATCTGGTGTGGGTCTTTTTATAACGCAGACCGCAAGAGTTACAGAGTTGGTCTTGCTTGCTCTTCGACCAAGATGGCCTCCAGCATGGAGAGTCGGTACAATGACAAGAAACGCAGAATCTGTTAGAATTACGTCTTTGCGATGGAGAGG
This genomic interval from Kluyveromyces marxianus DMKU3-1042 DNA, complete genome, chromosome 4 contains the following:
- the SPE1 gene encoding ornithine decarboxylase SPE1, which produces MSNLPFFAYSVIFLFSIFFSFHDFLTYMKMKMCNMLHAINKTLFEMSICYSSLFFVKMFLKPYETMTLQSVEHAEHCVPTDISHGVSYRPVVGLPRDNGKNVKLLHEQKHNMIFDTLKEKIEAINHETCEPGDENSFFVCDLGEITRLRKLWSELLPRVTPFYAVKCNPNTEVLRRLASMDTNFDCASKCEIEKVLSLGVSPERIIYANPCKASSFIRFAAKNGVKKSTFDNIDELYKIKKYHPDSELLLRIVTDDSTAQCRLSTKYGCELDDVPALLDTVKELNLNLVGVSFHVGSGASDFSTITQAVRDARKVFDMAECMGLAPLKVLDVGGGYQFESIVKVADVINAALEHFFPSQTHSHVQFIAEPGRYFVATAFTLAATVIGKRISGPNESMLYINDGVYGNMNCILFDHQEPVPRILYHRKEFHYLDFESSSRIQSGGHPYKISMWGPTCDGLDCVTQEYYMKHDLEVGDWVYFANQGAYTCSAATPFNGFEQTVDIIFIDSVL